The genomic DNA GAGCCAAAGCGCAGGGCCCAAAACGGGCAGCATTGTCATCGGCTGACAGTTCGGGCAACCAATAGCGATGGCTGGCACTGAAACAGGCCCTCCTTGTGATGACACAACCACGACCTTGGCCGTGCCGTGCTGGTGACTTCGTTTCAGTCATGTGACGTTCCGGCCGCGAGGCATCCTAATGAGCTAATGCCGTTTCCGAGCCATGGCGGATTCCACCCTCACCCTCAAACAGCGTCTTAGCGGGCGCAGCCTTTACCTGGTGGGAATGATGGGCAGCGGTAAGACGAGCACGGGCCGCCCCCTTGCCGAACGCCTGGGCTACGGCTTTGTGGATGCCGATGCCGTTATCGAACAGGCGGCAAGCTGCAGCATTCCGGAGATCTTTGATCGGGATGGCGAAGCGGGCTTCCGCAGCCTGGAAAGCCAAGTGCTCAGTGCCATCAGTCAGCGCCACTCCCTGGTGGTGGCCACCGGCGGCGGTGTGGTGACCCAGCCGGAGAACTGGGGACTGCTGCACAGCGGCATCGTGATCTGGCTCGATGTGGTTCCCGATCAGTTGCTGCAACGGCTGAACGCCGACAGCACGGTGCGCCCGCTGCTGCAGACCGCTGATCCTGAAGCGGCTGTCAACGCGCTGTTGAACGAGCGCCGTCCCCTCTACGCCGAAGCCGATCTAACGGTGGTCATCAATGAGGAAACTCCAGAGACCGTGGCTGACGGGATCCTGCAACTGCTGCCAAGCCTGCTGAAGGATCCAACCCAACGCCGAACCGACTGAACTCAAGCCGTTGGCGGCTCCAACCGCACCGCAAACCACTGCAAAGTCACCCCGGGGCTGATCTCCAAATCACAGGCCGTATCGATCAACCGCTGCGCCGCTGATTCCACATCGGGTTGATCCGCCAGATCGGCCGGCAACTGATCAAGACTGCGCAACCAACCGCTCAGCCATGTCAACGTGTCGGCAGCGCTGAGCAGCTGCTCCGGCTTGCCTGGCTCCAGCACCACATAGTTATCAAGGGCACGGATCAGGGGATCAGACATGGAACGGCGGTTATGGATACTGCTGATCGGCCTCACCATCCTGCTCAATGGCGGCCCCGCCTGGGCTCAGGGAAGTCTTGAACAGCGGTTGAACAGCTGGCCCGACTGGAGCCTGCCG from Synechococcus sp. MU1643 includes the following:
- a CDS encoding shikimate kinase encodes the protein MADSTLTLKQRLSGRSLYLVGMMGSGKTSTGRPLAERLGYGFVDADAVIEQAASCSIPEIFDRDGEAGFRSLESQVLSAISQRHSLVVATGGGVVTQPENWGLLHSGIVIWLDVVPDQLLQRLNADSTVRPLLQTADPEAAVNALLNERRPLYAEADLTVVINEETPETVADGILQLLPSLLKDPTQRRTD
- a CDS encoding chlororespiratory reduction protein 7; translated protein: MSDPLIRALDNYVVLEPGKPEQLLSAADTLTWLSGWLRSLDQLPADLADQPDVESAAQRLIDTACDLEISPGVTLQWFAVRLEPPTA